Proteins co-encoded in one Spirosoma endbachense genomic window:
- a CDS encoding Gfo/Idh/MocA family protein — protein MKEHKIGIIMNGVTGRMGTNQHLMRSIVEIIKQGGVKLGPGETIIPDPILVGRDRNKLEKLCQLSGIQRMTTDVDEALADPNNSIYFDAQTTGRRAEGVRKAVKAGKHIYCEKPTAVSAEVALELYTLCQEAGLKNGVVQDKLWLPGLLKLKRLIQNDFFGKILSVQGEFGYWVFEGHSIPAQRPSWNYRKEDDGGIIVDMLCHWRYVLDNIFGKVKSVSCLGATHIPQRIDEQGRPYSCTADDAAYATFELENGVIAHFNSSWTVRVRRDDLLTLQVDGTKGSAVAGLRECYTQHYGNTPKPVWNPDIPQTIPFFDGWSKVPEQEIYDNAFKAQWELFLKHVVNDEPFPWDLREGAKGVQLAEKGLESWAKRCWVDIPEL, from the coding sequence GGAACACAAAATTGGTATTATCATGAACGGCGTGACGGGCCGAATGGGTACAAATCAGCACCTGATGCGGTCAATCGTCGAAATTATTAAACAAGGTGGCGTAAAACTTGGTCCCGGCGAAACCATCATACCTGACCCCATTCTCGTTGGCCGCGACCGGAATAAATTAGAAAAATTGTGTCAGCTTTCGGGCATTCAGCGAATGACGACGGATGTCGACGAAGCTCTGGCCGATCCCAATAACAGCATTTATTTCGATGCCCAAACTACCGGCCGACGTGCCGAGGGCGTTCGGAAGGCCGTAAAAGCAGGCAAACACATCTACTGCGAAAAACCGACCGCAGTCAGTGCCGAGGTTGCCCTGGAACTGTATACGTTGTGTCAGGAAGCTGGCTTAAAAAACGGTGTCGTACAGGATAAGTTGTGGTTACCCGGTTTGCTAAAACTCAAACGCCTGATCCAGAATGATTTTTTTGGCAAAATCCTGTCCGTTCAGGGTGAGTTTGGCTATTGGGTATTCGAGGGCCATAGCATCCCGGCTCAGCGTCCGTCCTGGAACTATCGCAAAGAGGATGACGGTGGTATCATCGTGGATATGCTGTGCCACTGGCGTTATGTACTCGACAATATTTTTGGAAAGGTGAAATCCGTTTCGTGCCTCGGTGCTACGCATATTCCCCAACGCATCGACGAGCAGGGGCGCCCGTATAGCTGCACAGCCGACGATGCAGCATATGCCACTTTTGAACTCGAAAACGGTGTTATTGCTCATTTCAATTCATCCTGGACGGTTCGTGTCCGGCGCGACGATCTGCTCACGCTGCAAGTTGATGGTACTAAAGGATCGGCAGTAGCCGGATTACGTGAATGCTATACGCAGCACTACGGCAACACGCCTAAGCCGGTCTGGAATCCTGATATACCTCAAACCATTCCGTTTTTCGATGGCTGGTCAAAAGTACCCGAACAGGAAATTTACGACAATGCTTTCAAGGCCCAATGGGAATTGTTCCTGAAACATGTTGTCAATGATGAGCCGTTTCCGTGGGATTTACGGGAGGGAGCCAAAGGCGTTCAGCTCGCCGAAAAAGGGCTGGAAAGTTGGGCTAAGCGGTGTTGGGTTGATATTCCGGAGTTATGA
- a CDS encoding 3-ketoacyl-ACP reductase yields MINAEKRPVAFITGGSRGIGYGIAEHLAKAGFDLAINGVRPEEAVRDALDALRNRGSDVLYCQGDIASSETRQAMMQSIQSHFGQLNVLVNNAGVAPKERRDILEATEESFQYVLSTNLQGAYFLTQAAANWMIAQRAEQADFWACIINVSSISATVASVNRGEYCVAKAGLSMATQLFAVRLGEFDIPVYEVRPGVIKTDMTAGVTAKYDALIESGLCVQKRWGFADDVGRAVASLARGDFPYSTGQVIMVDGGLTLPRL; encoded by the coding sequence ATGATAAACGCGGAGAAACGCCCCGTAGCCTTCATAACGGGTGGAAGCCGGGGTATCGGCTACGGCATTGCGGAACATCTGGCAAAGGCGGGTTTCGATCTGGCCATCAATGGAGTTCGGCCCGAAGAAGCCGTTCGCGATGCGCTGGATGCCTTACGAAACCGGGGGAGCGATGTCTTGTATTGTCAGGGGGATATTGCTTCTTCGGAGACACGACAAGCCATGATGCAATCGATCCAATCGCATTTCGGGCAGCTTAACGTACTGGTCAATAATGCGGGCGTAGCTCCAAAAGAACGGCGCGATATTCTCGAAGCAACCGAAGAAAGTTTTCAGTATGTACTGTCAACGAACTTACAGGGTGCTTATTTCCTGACGCAGGCAGCGGCCAATTGGATGATAGCGCAACGCGCTGAACAGGCTGATTTTTGGGCCTGTATCATTAACGTGTCCTCGATTTCGGCGACGGTTGCGTCGGTCAATCGGGGAGAATATTGTGTGGCGAAAGCTGGGTTAAGTATGGCAACGCAACTGTTTGCCGTCCGGCTTGGGGAGTTTGACATTCCAGTTTATGAAGTTCGACCGGGCGTCATCAAAACGGACATGACTGCGGGCGTTACCGCTAAATACGACGCCCTGATCGAATCGGGCCTATGCGTCCAGAAACGCTGGGGCTTTGCCGACGACGTGGGCCGAGCTGTTGCCTCATTGGCCAGGGGCGATTTTCCGTATTCGACGGGTCAGGTCATCATGGTTGATGGAGGACTAACTTTACCGAGGCTTTAA
- a CDS encoding HEPN domain-containing protein, whose protein sequence is MTDVKIAPWEKFSKKLTQIKHIQFVTEDLEAVSVHKSLLKQTYLLESYIIYLVALWEAFIEDCFSDAITLLPEGSVTAKAKDAIKNFNSPNTDGIKRLASACFIGLETIPARWGWPGFTNQQVLSFLDKILKIRHAIAHLGLSETRLSKELNFRYMMLICNIAVQTQNVLIEFMIEKGLQVYPTFTLPYPELRPTDLKL, encoded by the coding sequence ATGACAGATGTCAAAATAGCGCCCTGGGAAAAATTCAGCAAAAAGCTGACACAAATCAAACACATCCAATTTGTTACTGAGGATTTGGAAGCGGTTTCGGTGCATAAATCCCTCCTAAAGCAGACGTACTTATTAGAAAGTTATATCATATACCTGGTTGCTCTGTGGGAGGCTTTTATTGAGGATTGTTTCAGTGATGCGATCACTTTATTACCAGAAGGTAGTGTAACTGCTAAGGCGAAGGATGCAATTAAAAACTTCAATTCACCTAACACGGATGGTATCAAGCGATTAGCTTCTGCCTGTTTTATTGGTTTAGAAACTATTCCTGCTCGCTGGGGATGGCCTGGATTTACAAACCAGCAGGTGCTGTCTTTTCTCGATAAAATCCTAAAAATAAGGCATGCAATTGCCCATTTGGGCTTGTCGGAAACTCGCTTAAGCAAAGAGCTTAATTTTCGGTACATGATGCTTATCTGCAACATCGCTGTTCAAACTCAAAACGTATTGATTGAATTTATGATCGAAAAAGGGTTGCAGGTTTACCCAACTTTTACTCTGCCTTATCCTGAATTGAGGCCAACCGATTTAAAGCTGTAG
- a CDS encoding Gfo/Idh/MocA family protein, which translates to MNTNQVSRRDVLKAGAVSSLAAIGMPTFIPASAFGANDRIRVAVIGINGRGKDHIQGLQKQKDVEVATLCDVDSTVLQNGAAEFEKKYNKKVQTMGDLRQVYDDKNIDAVTIAMPNHWHALAAIWACQAGKDVYVEKPGAHNLYEGRKLVEAAHRYNRIVQHGVQLRSSVAIQEAIKHLRDGLIGKVYMARGLVYKWRPDIGDKGTSPVPSELNWNLWQGPAQARDFSKNYVHYNWHWFWDYGNGDIGNQGIHETDLCMWGLDVGLPEEITSAGGKFLWKDCKETPETLTSVYKYPSSGKVIQFEVRPWMTNKEDGVEIGNIFYGDKGYMVINGYSDYKTFLGKERTPGPARNEGGDHYANFIEAVRSRDKSKQNGPVETAHLSSGIAHLGNIAYRLGRTLHFDPKNEVFVNDKEANQMLTRKYRAPFVVPEKV; encoded by the coding sequence ATGAACACCAATCAAGTTTCCCGACGAGATGTCCTTAAAGCAGGGGCCGTCAGTTCACTCGCGGCTATCGGCATGCCCACTTTTATTCCAGCCAGTGCTTTTGGGGCCAACGACCGTATACGTGTTGCCGTTATTGGCATCAATGGGCGCGGTAAAGATCACATTCAGGGTCTTCAGAAACAGAAAGATGTCGAAGTAGCTACCCTCTGTGATGTCGACAGCACAGTGCTACAAAACGGGGCTGCTGAATTCGAGAAAAAGTACAATAAAAAAGTACAGACAATGGGCGACTTACGGCAGGTCTACGATGATAAAAACATCGACGCCGTAACCATCGCCATGCCCAATCACTGGCACGCACTGGCTGCCATCTGGGCGTGTCAGGCAGGCAAGGACGTATACGTTGAAAAACCCGGTGCCCATAATCTGTACGAAGGCCGTAAACTGGTCGAAGCGGCTCATCGTTACAATCGTATCGTTCAGCATGGCGTACAGCTGAGGAGCTCGGTCGCGATTCAGGAAGCGATCAAACACCTGCGCGATGGACTGATTGGCAAGGTTTACATGGCGCGGGGACTTGTTTATAAATGGCGTCCAGACATTGGCGATAAAGGCACGTCGCCCGTTCCTTCCGAGCTAAACTGGAATCTCTGGCAGGGTCCGGCTCAGGCACGGGATTTCAGCAAAAACTACGTTCATTACAACTGGCACTGGTTCTGGGATTACGGCAACGGCGACATTGGCAACCAGGGAATCCACGAAACGGACCTCTGCATGTGGGGATTAGATGTAGGCCTACCTGAAGAAATCACGTCGGCAGGTGGTAAGTTTCTCTGGAAAGATTGCAAAGAAACCCCCGAAACGCTTACCTCGGTTTACAAATATCCCTCATCAGGAAAAGTGATTCAGTTTGAGGTTCGCCCCTGGATGACCAACAAAGAAGATGGCGTTGAAATTGGCAACATATTTTATGGTGACAAGGGCTATATGGTCATCAACGGCTATTCGGACTATAAAACGTTTTTGGGTAAAGAGAGAACTCCAGGCCCAGCCCGTAACGAAGGGGGCGATCACTACGCCAACTTCATTGAAGCTGTTCGGTCGCGGGATAAATCGAAACAGAACGGCCCTGTTGAAACAGCCCATCTGTCGTCTGGCATTGCGCACCTGGGGAATATCGCCTACCGTTTGGGCCGAACCCTGCATTTCGATCCAAAAAATGAAGTGTTCGTAAATGATAAGGAAGCCAATCAGATGCTGACCCGAAAATACCGTGCTCCATTTGTAGTCCCCGAAAAGGTTTAA
- a CDS encoding MFS transporter has translation MKPITTPESMTTNRTVISQLLQLPVLVAALGYLVDMYDLFLFSVVRVPSLKALGVDGDRLLSEGILLLNSQMAGLLIGGIFWGILGDKRGRLSVLFGSILLYSLANIANGFVTSLDQYALLRFVAGIGLAGELGAGITLVTEILPKEIRGYGTTLVATMGVLGAILAYFVADLFDWRISYYIGGGMGLLLLILRVNVLESGIFIKTKQRVLPRGNVVMLFSSPTRLAKYFQCILVGLPIWFVVGILITFSPEFGKALGLSEPVVAGKAVMLSFSGQVLGDLVSGFLSQYTQSRKKVIRLFMLLSLAFMLVYLLAPVRDTTLFYAVCVCLGFANGYWTLFVTIAAELFGTNLRATVATTVPNFVRGATIPLSALFIQLKPALGTVYSALTVGLLTLAVALVALTYLAETFTKDLDYVEEV, from the coding sequence ATGAAGCCAATAACTACTCCTGAATCCATGACGACGAATCGCACAGTGATCAGTCAACTTCTCCAACTTCCTGTGCTGGTGGCTGCTCTGGGCTATCTGGTAGATATGTACGACCTGTTTCTGTTCAGTGTTGTGCGTGTTCCCAGCCTGAAAGCATTGGGAGTTGACGGTGACCGATTGCTAAGTGAGGGAATTTTACTGCTGAACTCCCAAATGGCGGGCTTACTAATTGGTGGAATTTTCTGGGGTATTTTGGGCGATAAACGGGGACGGCTGTCCGTTCTTTTTGGCTCAATCCTTCTTTATTCCCTGGCGAATATTGCCAACGGATTTGTTACATCGCTGGATCAGTATGCCTTATTACGGTTCGTAGCCGGTATTGGCCTCGCCGGTGAATTAGGAGCTGGCATTACATTGGTTACTGAAATTCTGCCCAAAGAAATTCGCGGCTATGGCACTACGCTTGTTGCCACAATGGGCGTATTGGGTGCCATTCTAGCCTATTTCGTTGCAGACCTGTTCGATTGGCGCATCTCTTACTACATTGGGGGCGGAATGGGTTTACTACTGCTTATTTTGCGGGTAAACGTGCTGGAATCCGGTATTTTCATTAAAACAAAACAGCGGGTATTACCCAGGGGGAACGTCGTTATGCTATTTTCGTCTCCAACCCGCTTAGCCAAGTATTTTCAGTGTATCCTGGTTGGATTACCCATTTGGTTTGTAGTTGGCATCCTGATCACGTTTTCACCGGAGTTCGGGAAAGCACTGGGTTTAAGCGAACCTGTAGTAGCAGGGAAAGCCGTTATGCTGAGTTTTTCGGGGCAGGTACTCGGCGACTTAGTAAGCGGTTTTCTGAGCCAGTACACCCAGAGTCGCAAAAAAGTGATCCGGCTGTTCATGCTGCTTTCGCTGGCATTTATGCTCGTTTATTTACTGGCTCCCGTAAGGGATACAACGCTGTTTTACGCAGTCTGTGTTTGCCTTGGTTTCGCCAATGGCTACTGGACCTTGTTTGTAACCATTGCTGCCGAACTGTTTGGAACCAACCTTCGCGCTACAGTTGCAACCACCGTTCCAAATTTTGTACGAGGGGCAACAATTCCATTAAGTGCACTTTTCATTCAGCTTAAACCCGCATTAGGAACGGTTTACAGCGCACTAACCGTTGGCCTTCTAACGCTGGCCGTGGCCCTGGTAGCACTCACCTACCTCGCCGAGACGTTTACGAAAGATCTGGATTATGTAGAAGAAGTATAA
- a CDS encoding sensor histidine kinase, producing MQTKIDPIITVIILGTLIFLGLSAFVVSFLFFFNKKQAQYRQEKADLKARYDREILKSQLEVQNSTLQEVGQELHDNIGQLLSVAKINLSILESLPQEVESLDYIKQTTDVISQSIKDLRSLTKSLDGDFVQDFGLLESITHELLRIEKTKRFKTSTHLDGDVYSLGYDREIVLFRIFQEILNNAIKHSRANIIHIDLLFAPEKFTLAFNDDGEGFDYEEIMSQELSKSGAGLRNIFRRVELIGGQCIYKSAKNQGTQVSIELAIETVPSLSS from the coding sequence ATGCAAACGAAAATCGATCCAATTATAACGGTCATTATTCTGGGCACGTTAATTTTTCTTGGACTTTCCGCTTTTGTGGTTTCTTTTCTATTTTTTTTCAATAAAAAACAAGCTCAGTACAGGCAGGAAAAGGCTGATTTAAAAGCTAGATATGATCGGGAAATTTTAAAATCTCAATTAGAAGTACAAAACTCCACATTACAGGAGGTCGGCCAGGAATTACATGACAATATAGGGCAATTATTATCCGTAGCTAAAATAAACTTAAGCATATTAGAAAGCCTTCCGCAAGAAGTTGAAAGTCTGGATTATATAAAACAAACTACCGACGTTATTAGCCAGTCTATCAAAGATTTACGCTCATTAACCAAAAGTCTCGACGGCGATTTTGTCCAGGATTTTGGCTTGCTGGAAAGTATAACCCATGAGCTTCTACGAATTGAGAAAACGAAACGGTTTAAAACTAGTACGCATTTAGACGGCGATGTATACAGTCTTGGGTATGACCGGGAAATTGTCTTATTCCGTATTTTTCAAGAGATTTTAAATAACGCCATCAAGCACTCCAGAGCAAACATTATACATATTGATTTATTATTCGCTCCCGAAAAATTTACACTAGCCTTTAATGATGACGGCGAAGGGTTTGATTATGAAGAAATAATGAGCCAGGAGTTATCAAAATCAGGAGCCGGACTACGAAACATTTTCCGACGTGTTGAGCTTATTGGCGGCCAGTGTATATACAAATCAGCCAAAAATCAGGGGACTCAAGTTTCTATCGAATTAGCTATCGAAACCGTACCGAGTTTATCCAGTTAA
- a CDS encoding heavy-metal-associated domain-containing protein — protein sequence MLRNLFLTALTSLMIVGSLFAGAPSRDDKEKEVKIKTSAICGMCKARIERNLAFEKGVKEADLDVKSKVVTIKYNPAKTDVAKLKANISKTGYNAEEVPADEVGYNKLPSCCKKGGGMDHQ from the coding sequence ATGTTGCGTAACCTGTTTCTGACCGCCCTGACTTCGCTAATGATCGTGGGCAGCCTTTTCGCTGGCGCACCTTCGCGCGATGACAAAGAAAAGGAAGTAAAAATCAAAACGTCGGCGATCTGCGGCATGTGCAAAGCACGCATCGAGCGCAATCTGGCGTTTGAAAAGGGAGTTAAAGAAGCCGATCTTGACGTTAAATCGAAAGTTGTAACGATCAAGTATAATCCGGCCAAAACCGATGTTGCCAAACTAAAAGCAAACATCAGTAAAACGGGTTACAATGCCGAAGAAGTGCCCGCTGACGAAGTCGGTTATAACAAACTGCCGAGCTGCTGTAAAAAGGGTGGTGGCATGGATCATCAATAA
- a CDS encoding four-helix bundle copper-binding protein encodes MENMTMTSHVDTCFDCAKACEECATACIEAGDTDSKGHDMTACIKLCRDCADICTLCGRLTARGSQFMKSFMTVCAEACEACAGECEKHASHFAHCKACAEACRKCAEECRQMAA; translated from the coding sequence ATGGAAAACATGACAATGACCTCGCACGTTGATACCTGTTTCGATTGTGCCAAAGCCTGCGAAGAATGCGCCACTGCCTGCATCGAAGCGGGTGATACCGACAGCAAAGGGCACGATATGACGGCTTGCATTAAACTTTGCCGTGACTGTGCCGATATCTGTACGTTATGTGGTCGTTTAACTGCCCGCGGCTCGCAATTTATGAAGTCATTTATGACGGTTTGTGCGGAAGCCTGCGAAGCCTGTGCAGGTGAGTGCGAAAAACATGCCAGCCACTTTGCGCATTGCAAAGCCTGCGCCGAGGCTTGCCGAAAGTGTGCCGAAGAATGTCGCCAGATGGCTGCCTGA
- a CDS encoding AraC family transcriptional regulator, which yields MTLTIRNMVCDRCKRVVREELEKLGLTVSRVELGEVDVTTFPSAVTLDTVRQTLQANGFDLVDDRKQLLVEHMKVLLINEIQHLKGDRLPTENYSTFLERKLGYEYSYLSGLFSASEAHTVEKYIIALKIEKVKEWLRYDELTLSEIAWRLGYSSVQHLSNQFRQVTGQTPGQFRKGALVERRSLDSVLKSE from the coding sequence ATGACACTGACCATCCGAAATATGGTGTGCGATCGTTGTAAACGGGTCGTGCGCGAAGAGCTTGAAAAGCTTGGCCTGACTGTTAGTCGGGTTGAACTTGGCGAAGTAGATGTCACGACTTTCCCGTCAGCTGTTACGCTTGATACAGTTCGACAGACGTTGCAGGCCAACGGGTTTGATCTGGTCGACGACCGGAAGCAACTGCTCGTCGAACACATGAAAGTGCTTCTGATCAATGAAATCCAGCACCTGAAAGGAGATCGACTACCAACGGAAAACTATTCGACTTTTCTGGAACGTAAACTCGGCTACGAATACTCATACCTCAGCGGGTTGTTTTCGGCAAGTGAAGCTCATACGGTCGAGAAATACATTATTGCGCTGAAAATTGAGAAAGTAAAAGAGTGGCTGCGATACGACGAGTTGACATTGAGCGAAATTGCCTGGCGATTGGGATACAGTAGCGTACAACACCTGTCGAACCAATTTCGGCAAGTGACCGGGCAAACGCCGGGACAGTTTCGGAAGGGAGCTCTGGTAGAACGGCGAAGCCTGGATTCTGTGCTTAAAAGCGAATGA
- a CDS encoding TonB-dependent receptor yields MKLLFLWMAMLAASPVLAQSDSIATKLPTVPVQETAVRGIINETVNNRRVPLAGATVRWAGTTNGTVTDSIGRFQLTLHPTVRQLIASYVGYQSDTLTVTNIASEVVITLRSERTLQEVTVSGAPGQIDRINPIQTELLTQRTLAKAACCNLSESFETNASVSVSYSDAVTGAKQIQFLGLGGQYVQTNVENIPTVRGLATTFGLNYIPGTWITSIDVGKGAGSVVNGYESMSGQMNVELQKPDDKQTLFLNGYVNSFGRFEGNVNWSKPLLANRKGRNQVQSQPAVPKWSVGVLGHASTLRTEIDQNNDGFRDLPLYTQFNLINRFKYNGDRFMAQFGVKALYEDRDGGQLSRFESQSSASPRYSFLNTTKRLEFFSKTAKLYPDKPYKGLGLILNGVHHEQTARFGFAPYDGRQQTVYANLIYQTIIDNTNHSIKAGLSYLLDDYRENYKTINTARTESVPGAFAEYTYIYPEKLTLVAGGRVDFHNLYGTQFTPRLHLKYNLTDNLSLRASAGRGFRVPNPFAENFGYLVSSRAVFLKEQLRPEVSWNYGLSLTNDFLIFSKKASLTVDYHRTNFLNQLIVDIEHPRELYFYNLQGASFANSFQAELNVQPAKRFEVKAAYRLFDVKQSMGGPFGEERLLPKMMVSRDRVLLNAGYALPFDKWKFDATLQWNGPRRIPYLREGYVHTTYQNMPVEFAPGFYNLNAQVSRAFRSGWEIYLGGENLTGFRQQNPIVAPNDPFGPSFDAGAQVWGPITGQMVYTGFRFKPQH; encoded by the coding sequence ATGAAACTCCTTTTTTTATGGATGGCTATGCTGGCTGCGTCGCCAGTACTAGCGCAATCTGATTCCATTGCAACCAAATTACCTACTGTTCCTGTCCAGGAAACGGCTGTTCGGGGGATTATCAACGAAACCGTCAATAACAGGCGCGTGCCGCTTGCCGGAGCAACCGTACGTTGGGCAGGTACAACAAACGGTACGGTGACCGACTCGATTGGTCGGTTTCAACTCACTCTTCATCCTACTGTCAGGCAACTGATTGCCAGTTATGTAGGCTACCAATCCGATACACTTACGGTAACGAATATAGCCTCAGAAGTAGTTATTACACTCCGGTCTGAACGGACATTGCAGGAGGTAACCGTTTCGGGGGCTCCCGGTCAGATCGATCGCATTAATCCAATTCAGACAGAACTACTTACACAACGGACACTGGCGAAAGCCGCCTGTTGCAACTTGTCGGAAAGTTTCGAGACCAACGCATCGGTGAGTGTCTCGTATAGTGATGCCGTTACCGGCGCCAAACAGATTCAGTTTCTGGGATTGGGCGGACAATACGTGCAGACGAATGTTGAGAATATTCCGACTGTGCGTGGACTGGCTACGACTTTCGGCCTTAATTACATCCCTGGCACCTGGATCACCAGTATTGATGTTGGGAAAGGAGCTGGTTCAGTCGTCAATGGTTATGAGTCGATGAGTGGCCAGATGAATGTCGAGTTGCAAAAACCTGATGACAAGCAAACCTTGTTTCTGAATGGCTATGTCAACAGTTTTGGTCGATTTGAAGGTAACGTTAACTGGTCGAAGCCACTACTGGCTAATCGAAAAGGCCGAAATCAGGTACAGTCACAACCCGCTGTGCCAAAGTGGAGTGTAGGTGTTTTAGGTCATGCCAGCACGCTCCGTACTGAAATTGATCAGAATAACGATGGTTTTCGCGATCTACCGCTCTATACGCAGTTTAACCTCATTAATCGCTTTAAGTATAATGGCGACCGGTTTATGGCCCAATTTGGGGTTAAAGCACTTTATGAAGATCGCGATGGCGGGCAGTTGTCAAGGTTTGAGAGCCAGAGCAGCGCATCTCCCCGCTATAGCTTTTTAAATACGACAAAACGTCTGGAATTCTTTTCGAAAACGGCTAAACTCTATCCCGATAAACCGTATAAAGGTCTTGGATTGATCTTGAATGGTGTCCATCATGAGCAGACAGCCCGATTTGGATTTGCGCCTTATGACGGTCGGCAGCAAACAGTATATGCTAATCTGATTTATCAGACGATCATCGACAATACCAATCATAGTATTAAAGCCGGGCTTAGCTATCTGCTTGATGATTACCGCGAAAATTACAAAACGATTAATACCGCCCGAACAGAATCAGTACCGGGGGCATTTGCTGAGTATACCTACATCTATCCGGAAAAACTGACCCTGGTGGCTGGTGGCCGGGTCGATTTTCACAATCTCTACGGCACGCAGTTTACACCCCGGCTTCATCTGAAATATAACCTGACCGACAATCTCAGTCTGCGGGCATCGGCTGGGCGCGGATTCCGGGTGCCGAATCCATTTGCCGAAAACTTCGGTTACCTGGTGAGTTCAAGGGCTGTTTTTTTGAAGGAGCAACTTCGCCCCGAAGTATCGTGGAATTACGGGCTTAGCCTTACCAACGATTTTTTGATCTTCAGCAAAAAGGCCTCATTAACGGTAGATTATCATCGGACAAATTTCCTGAATCAGTTGATCGTGGACATTGAGCATCCCCGCGAATTGTATTTCTACAACCTTCAGGGGGCTTCTTTTGCCAACAGTTTTCAGGCAGAACTGAACGTGCAGCCGGCCAAACGCTTTGAGGTAAAAGCGGCTTACCGATTGTTCGATGTTAAGCAAAGTATGGGCGGGCCATTTGGCGAGGAGCGGCTGCTTCCCAAAATGATGGTTAGTCGCGATCGGGTTTTGCTGAATGCAGGTTATGCATTGCCGTTCGACAAATGGAAATTTGATGCAACGCTCCAATGGAATGGACCCCGGCGGATTCCTTATCTGCGCGAAGGCTATGTCCATACCACGTATCAAAACATGCCGGTTGAATTTGCACCTGGTTTCTACAACCTCAACGCACAGGTTAGTCGGGCATTTCGGAGTGGATGGGAAATCTATCTGGGTGGCGAAAACCTGACGGGCTTTCGGCAACAGAACCCGATCGTTGCCCCAAATGATCCATTCGGCCCCAGCTTCGATGCCGGAGCCCAGGTATGGGGCCCAATCACGGGTCAAATGGTATACACAGGTTTTCGTTTCAAACCTCAGCACTAA
- a CDS encoding HYC_CC_PP family protein, with amino-acid sequence MKRTLFQLLNLFMACVILLSSTGFGLVEHTCQMRGKKKTMVVVFSDAKSTSGCADHKQSGKSDQRIIKKSECCQDDQRYENVDVTSSLSQLVAKFVKNITESILAGVTVMLAWIADWVFDRSASVAVNVTNDPPSPSGRDILTRAHSLLI; translated from the coding sequence ATGAAACGCACTCTGTTCCAGCTACTAAACCTATTTATGGCCTGTGTCATACTGCTCAGCAGTACTGGCTTTGGTTTGGTGGAACATACGTGCCAGATGCGGGGCAAAAAGAAGACAATGGTCGTTGTCTTTAGCGATGCCAAATCAACATCAGGCTGTGCCGACCATAAACAGTCGGGCAAGTCGGATCAGAGGATTATTAAAAAATCGGAATGCTGCCAGGATGATCAGCGCTATGAGAATGTTGACGTTACATCGTCACTGAGCCAACTCGTTGCCAAGTTCGTCAAGAATATAACCGAGTCAATTCTGGCGGGGGTTACGGTGATGCTTGCTTGGATTGCCGATTGGGTTTTCGACAGAAGTGCATCCGTTGCGGTTAACGTTACCAATGATCCCCCTTCCCCGTCCGGACGCGATATTCTGACCCGCGCTCATAGTCTCCTTATTTGA